From a region of the Polyangium spumosum genome:
- the msrP gene encoding protein-methionine-sulfoxide reductase catalytic subunit MsrP: MARLPPPPPSSEITPEARYLRRREILKSAGLFVGTAAALGTGLVALTGRGRRATVTAEPLPPGLALPTPGPPPAPPGSAAARDPFKTDEPRTPYEDVTTYNNFYELGLDKEDPARNTKTLKPRPWTVVFEGEIKKPQRIDIDTLLKWFPLEERVYRMRCVETWSMVIPWLGFPLGKLIERLEPTSRAKYVAFTTLMDPEQLPFQLTDVLEWPYREGLRLDEAKHPLTMLAAGLYGKSLPGQNGAPLRLVVPWKYGFKGIKSIVRIALVEKEPETSWNMAAPREYGFYANVNPEVAHPRWSQAMERRIGDLDKRPTLMFNGYAEEVAHLYAGMDLRMFY; the protein is encoded by the coding sequence ATGGCCAGGCTGCCCCCGCCGCCCCCGAGCTCCGAGATCACGCCCGAAGCGCGATACCTGCGCCGCCGCGAGATCCTGAAGAGCGCGGGGCTCTTCGTGGGCACGGCCGCGGCGCTCGGCACGGGCCTCGTCGCGCTCACGGGCCGCGGCCGCCGCGCGACCGTCACGGCCGAGCCCCTGCCCCCGGGCCTCGCCCTGCCCACGCCCGGGCCGCCCCCCGCGCCCCCGGGCTCGGCTGCGGCGCGTGATCCTTTCAAGACGGACGAACCTCGCACGCCCTACGAGGACGTGACGACGTACAACAATTTTTACGAGCTCGGCCTCGACAAGGAGGACCCAGCGCGGAACACGAAGACCTTGAAGCCTCGCCCCTGGACCGTGGTGTTCGAGGGCGAGATCAAGAAACCCCAGCGCATCGACATCGATACGCTCTTGAAATGGTTCCCGCTGGAGGAGCGCGTCTACCGCATGCGGTGCGTCGAGACGTGGTCCATGGTGATCCCGTGGCTCGGCTTCCCGCTCGGCAAGCTGATCGAGCGGCTCGAGCCGACGTCGCGGGCGAAATACGTCGCCTTCACGACGCTCATGGATCCGGAGCAGCTCCCGTTCCAGCTCACGGACGTGCTCGAATGGCCCTACCGCGAGGGATTACGCCTCGACGAGGCCAAGCACCCGCTCACGATGCTCGCCGCGGGCCTCTACGGCAAATCGCTGCCGGGGCAAAACGGCGCCCCGCTCCGGCTCGTCGTGCCCTGGAAATACGGGTTCAAGGGGATCAAGTCGATCGTGCGGATCGCGCTCGTCGAGAAGGAGCCCGAGACGTCCTGGAACATGGCCGCCCCGCGCGAATACGGGTTTTACGCGAACGTCAACCCGGAGGTCGCACACCCGCGCTGGAGCCAGGCGATGGAGCGGCGCATCGGCGACCTCGACAAGCGCCCGACGCTGATGTTCAATGGTTACGCGGAGGAGGTCGCGCACCTCTACGCGGGTATGGACCTCCGGATGTTTTATTGA
- a CDS encoding sulfite oxidase heme-binding subunit YedZ, translated as MAASEIPRGAGKLGWLSPAIVTGGLAPAVVLVIRAARRDLGANPIAEAMNQLGLLALVLLVLSLAATPLQIATGWKWPIRIRKTLGLLGFFYVCAHFLVYAVLDQSLALGAIAADITKRPFILVGFVAFVLLVPLAATSTAKALKRMGFARWKRLHRLAYVAAILGIVHFVMRVKKDLTEPAIYGALLGGLFLIRIMDVALKRRDKRGSMRG; from the coding sequence ATGGCGGCGAGCGAGATCCCCAGGGGCGCGGGCAAGCTCGGCTGGCTCTCGCCCGCGATCGTCACGGGAGGGCTCGCCCCGGCCGTCGTCCTCGTGATCCGCGCCGCCCGGAGGGACCTCGGCGCGAACCCGATCGCCGAGGCAATGAACCAGCTCGGGCTGCTCGCGCTCGTCCTTCTGGTCCTCTCGCTCGCCGCGACGCCGCTCCAGATCGCCACCGGCTGGAAGTGGCCGATCCGCATCCGCAAGACCTTGGGCCTGCTCGGCTTTTTTTACGTCTGCGCGCATTTCCTGGTGTACGCGGTCCTCGACCAGTCCCTCGCCCTCGGCGCGATCGCCGCGGACATCACGAAGAGGCCGTTCATCCTCGTGGGGTTCGTCGCGTTCGTCCTGCTCGTCCCGCTGGCCGCGACGTCGACGGCCAAGGCCCTCAAGCGGATGGGGTTCGCCCGGTGGAAACGATTGCACAGGCTCGCGTACGTGGCCGCGATCCTCGGCATCGTCCATTTCGTGATGCGGGTGAAGAAGGACCTGACCGAGCCGGCGATCTACGGGGCCCTCCTCGGCGGGCTGTTTCTGATCCGGATCATGGACGTGGCGCTGAAGCGCCGGGACAAACGCGGCTCCATGCGCGGTTAA
- a CDS encoding DUF6585 family protein, which yields MPPRLEAPRETNAKAISPYRAAPLSFGPPVATHRTSKLGRVGYLVVGSVAALIALGLLLAPLGRGSDPGRWALAVLQASMFGTGAAFALRAFVRRVRGRVTVHDEGICITNHSGSHVFSWDDVTAIWARFYEPVRSPESIVRLGARDGRVIELPTELDGAKDLAARVQNETAARLVAEAESALDAGERLKFGPVVVDASGIHYGASGSPWNDVDAMQLSFRWLEVRLTSGRRLLLPTEEVRNVGVLLAVAKRFGVGRLAGGPA from the coding sequence GTGCCTCCGCGCCTCGAAGCCCCTCGCGAAACGAACGCCAAGGCGATCAGCCCCTACCGCGCTGCCCCGCTTTCGTTTGGCCCGCCCGTCGCGACACACCGCACGAGCAAGCTGGGTCGTGTCGGTTACCTCGTCGTGGGTTCGGTCGCGGCGCTCATCGCGCTCGGGCTGCTGCTCGCGCCGCTCGGGCGCGGCTCGGATCCCGGCCGCTGGGCCTTGGCCGTGCTGCAAGCGAGCATGTTCGGGACCGGCGCGGCCTTCGCGCTGCGCGCCTTCGTGCGCCGCGTCCGTGGTCGCGTGACCGTACACGACGAGGGGATCTGCATCACCAACCATTCCGGGAGCCACGTGTTCTCCTGGGACGACGTGACGGCCATCTGGGCGCGATTCTACGAGCCCGTACGTTCACCCGAGTCGATCGTGCGCCTCGGGGCGCGGGACGGCCGGGTGATCGAGCTGCCGACGGAGCTCGACGGCGCGAAGGACCTCGCCGCGCGGGTGCAAAACGAGACGGCGGCGCGGCTCGTCGCGGAGGCGGAGAGCGCGCTCGACGCGGGGGAGCGGCTCAAGTTTGGCCCGGTGGTGGTCGACGCGTCGGGCATTCATTACGGCGCGAGCGGTTCGCCGTGGAACGACGTGGACGCGATGCAGCTCTCGTTCCGGTGGCTCGAAGTGCGGCTCACGTCGGGTCGTCGGCTCCTCTTGCCGACCGAAGAGGTGCGGAACGTGGGGGTCTTGCTGGCCGTGGCGAAGCGGTTCGGCGTGGGGCGATTGGCGGGCGGGCCGGCTTAA
- a CDS encoding ABC transporter permease — protein MRYLTLLGLQLRKSATLAMQYRWDFVVSGALALLWTAAGLVPFHIAFHGRPPVGGWTYESALVVVGFFTLLRGVLDGAVNPSLLSVVQQIREGTLDFVLLKPADAQFLVSTTKFEVFRVLDALAGLGLVTFAFVRLGHAPSAAGVLTALVMLVAATVVLYSIWILVIAAAFWVVRVDNLAYLFDSIFDFARWPVSVFKGIWKFVFTFVIPLGVMTTYPAEALLGALATETAVASIFGATALAVAARAVWTRAIGHYTSASS, from the coding sequence ATGCGGTATCTCACCCTGCTCGGCCTCCAGCTCCGCAAGTCGGCCACGCTCGCGATGCAGTATCGCTGGGATTTCGTGGTCAGCGGGGCCCTCGCCCTGCTCTGGACGGCCGCGGGCCTGGTGCCGTTCCACATCGCCTTCCACGGCAGGCCACCCGTCGGCGGCTGGACGTACGAGAGCGCGCTCGTCGTCGTGGGCTTTTTCACGCTGCTCCGGGGCGTGCTCGACGGCGCCGTCAACCCCTCGCTCCTCTCGGTCGTGCAGCAGATCCGCGAAGGTACGCTCGATTTCGTGCTGCTCAAGCCCGCCGACGCGCAATTCCTCGTCTCGACCACGAAGTTCGAGGTCTTCCGCGTGCTCGACGCGCTCGCCGGGCTCGGCCTCGTCACCTTCGCTTTCGTGCGCCTCGGCCACGCGCCCAGCGCGGCCGGCGTGCTCACGGCCCTCGTCATGCTCGTGGCGGCCACGGTGGTCCTTTATTCGATCTGGATCCTCGTCATCGCCGCGGCATTCTGGGTGGTCCGCGTGGACAACCTCGCGTACCTCTTCGACTCGATCTTCGATTTCGCGCGCTGGCCCGTGTCCGTGTTCAAAGGAATCTGGAAGTTCGTCTTCACCTTCGTCATCCCGCTCGGCGTGATGACGACCTACCCGGCCGAGGCGCTGCTCGGCGCGCTCGCCACAGAGACCGCCGTCGCCTCGATCTTCGGCGCGACCGCGCTCGCCGTGGCCGCGCGCGCCGTCTGGACCCGCGCCATCGGCCATTATACCTCCGCTTCGAGCTGA
- a CDS encoding acyl-CoA thioesterase — MPSDLALDTKVTPVPGSSGHYTTHLPDAWSWNLPSGGVLMTVALRAIEDAIGDATFRPVSATSLFCTPVPAGPLEVRVEILRRGNAAVQARAALRAEASPGTDLEVSATFARERPGIDLIDTSPPRVPDPEQAPPIVEPRRSTPGRTEYPFLDNFDSRLGLGHVWWEPGWSAGPARYARWMRYKIPQRLPDGTLDPFAIPPIADLMPPALRQKLGPDGPPFHAPSLDLTVHFLDPTTSEWQLVSVWARRARMGHATAEVEVWGADGKLTAYATQTMFLRKPTR, encoded by the coding sequence ATGCCCTCCGATCTAGCCCTCGACACGAAAGTCACGCCCGTCCCCGGTTCGTCCGGTCATTACACAACCCATTTGCCCGACGCCTGGAGCTGGAACCTGCCCTCGGGCGGCGTGCTCATGACCGTGGCGCTGCGCGCGATCGAAGACGCCATCGGCGACGCGACGTTTCGCCCGGTCTCGGCGACGTCGCTCTTCTGCACCCCCGTCCCGGCGGGGCCACTCGAGGTGCGGGTCGAGATCCTCCGGCGAGGGAATGCGGCCGTGCAGGCGCGCGCCGCGCTCCGCGCCGAGGCGTCCCCGGGCACGGACCTCGAGGTGAGCGCGACCTTCGCCCGGGAGCGGCCCGGGATCGACCTCATCGACACCTCGCCTCCACGTGTCCCCGATCCCGAGCAGGCCCCGCCGATCGTGGAGCCGCGCCGCTCGACCCCTGGCCGGACCGAATACCCGTTCCTCGACAACTTCGACTCGCGCCTCGGGCTCGGGCACGTCTGGTGGGAGCCCGGCTGGTCCGCGGGGCCTGCTCGTTATGCGCGCTGGATGCGTTACAAGATCCCCCAGCGCCTGCCGGACGGCACGCTCGATCCCTTCGCGATCCCGCCGATCGCGGACCTCATGCCCCCCGCCCTGCGCCAGAAGCTCGGCCCGGACGGCCCGCCTTTCCACGCGCCGAGCCTGGACCTCACGGTGCATTTCCTCGACCCCACGACGAGCGAATGGCAACTCGTGAGCGTGTGGGCGCGCAGGGCGCGGATGGGTCACGCGACGGCGGAGGTGGAGGTCTGGGGCGCGGACGGCAAGCTCACGGCGTACGCGACGCAGACGATGTTTCTGCGCAAACCGACCCGGTAG